AGGGATGGGTGACGGGACGTTAGAGAAAGAAAAGTTTAAACATTGGATGAAGCAGGACTATATTTATTTGATAGATTATGCGCGATTATTTGCGATAGGTGCAACAAAAGCGACAGATTTAGAAATGATGTCCACTTTTGGCAATTTAGTTTCTGGGACATTGAATACAGAAATGCAACTCCATCGTCAATATGCCGCGCAATTTGGCATTAGTGAACAAGAATTAGAAGCAACCCCACCCGCGAGTACGACATTGGCTTATACGAGTTATATGCTGAATTTAGCCCAACGTGGTGGTGTAGAAAATGTGATTGCCGCAGTGCTCACTTGTACATGGAGTTATCACTATATCGGAGAGGCGTTAAATCAAATTAAAGGCGCTGCAGAACACCCTTTTTATGGTGAATGGATAAAAATGTACAGTTCATCTGAATTTACGGCGTTTAAAGATGATGTCATTGCGATGATGGATCGTGTGGCTGAAGGGATGTCGGAAGAAGCATTGGACGCATTAGAAGAGATTGTCGTCCATACGAGCTATTATGAATATATGTTTTGGGATATGGCAGAATATTTGGAAACGTGGCCAATCCAAAGATAAATGAAGAGGTAAGAGGATTGATGTAATTTTGTGGCATCAGTCCTTTTTTAGTTGTAATATGATTTCATAAAATTGAGCACGCATCACCACGTGAAAATAAATAAGGACTAGGATGTTAAAGTTAAAGTTTAGTGTATACTAATGTAAATTTAATATTTACAAAATATAAGTTGTTAATTATAATGTAATTATACAAACAAAGTTGTCGAAGAGGGGTTGGGAGTTTGAATGCAAAAATTAACTTTCTATCTATAGTTATAATTCTGTTTATTACTTTATGTTCTGTTCTGTATATTAGTTCTAAACTACCTCCAAATGAAATACAAAATATACAAAACTTACTACTTACAGATGGAATTAGGGCATATTCATTTTTTGGTTTGTTACTCGTTTTATTACTGATTTCAGTAACTTTTATATACATAGTTTCAATTGTTTTTTTACATTGGGTTACATTTAATATTTTTCGTCTGAGCAAAGTCAATAATATAAAAATAATTCCATATATATATTTAATAAATATAGGAGTTATATTGTTGGAAAATTATTTTTTTAATATTAAATCAAACCACTTGGTATCAGCATTTTTCAATCCAGTAATAATTTTATGGCTAATATTTACTATATTTATAATGTTTAAAAATTCAAATAAAATATATACTAAACATATAGTATACATTATGTTTTTATACGTATGGATGGTTTTATTTAATATATTTATATTAGGAGGTAGTTTCCGATGAATAACTCAGCATATCTTAAGGAGAATTTTTCTCAAGTTGTCAAAATTGTTTTATTAGGTGTGTTCACATTGTCAGTTGGCTTAATTTTAGCACAAGGACTGACTTTTGATTTTTCAAAGTTAGTGCCAGGTCTATCCTTTGCTGCAGCTTTACATGGTATAAGAAAAGCTAGAGAAGTTTACAAAACTACTAAACGATTAAGAACAGCACTAAAAATTGTTACTGGTTGGAGTGGAGTGAGTTTAGTTATTTCAGTACTTGGAGACGCAGCTGTAGGATATTTATTAGATCACCATATTTATACATTGGCTAGTTGGTAATTTTTGAGATATTATCGATACACAGAGCTATACTATTATTGTTAATGGTATGGCTCTTTTATCAATAGGGGAATTTAAATGAAATTGATTTTAAAATTGACGATATTAAACATAAAATATATATTCAATATGTTTTTTCACATGGGGCAATCTTTTTTGGGTTTTGATTTACATAGTAATATTAAAAATAAAAAATTCATTAATAGGAGCAATACTATTACCTTAGTGATACTCATTTATTTATTTTGGTTAGTTATTATTATTATGACCCAAGTGTTTATTCATACTATTCATTTGCAACAATCGAAAATCAATATTTTCATCTTAGTTTATGTTTTAATCAGTATATCTTTTGGTATAGGTAGCTACACAAATAAAGAATTTAATTATTTCTTTTTAAATGGTAACTTTACTTTTGATAGGAAGAAAAAATTATTATTTTTAAACAACCATTGCTTTTTAATATCAACATTAACATTAATATACTTGTTAAGTACACCAATATACATAGTACAACCTATTTTAAATGGCAAAGATGGATTGTATTTTATTATTAATTATACAGCAATAATAACTACATCACTAATGTTAGTTGTATTTATAAACACATTTATAGATTTTAAATTTAATAATTATAATAATTTAATAGTATATTATTTTAAGCAAATTATGCTACTTATTATGATATTTTTTATGAAGTTAAAATTAGATGTTATAAAAGATTCAATATTGTACTTAAAAGAGTGGATATTAGGAGATAGTATATCAAATAATATAGCGAGTATATTTGAAAACTATGATTTTTACCATATCGAACTGGGAACTATGCAATATTTATATTTAATAATATTAATCTCAATAATTTATTTTTCAACTGATATTTGTATAAAATCATTTTTAAAAGATAATTATGATTGCAAAATTAGAAGCTTTAATTTAATAAATAGCTCAAATAAGCATATCCTAATAATGAAATATTTGTTGAGAAATAACTCTCTAATAAATAGTAATTTGTTTGTGCTAGCAAGCATAATTTTGCTAACTTTATCATTTTTTCCGTATTTGGAAGAAAATATTTATATCATAACAATTGTAACATCAATAGGGATTGTAAATGGAGTTTTTAATATTAAAAATAGAAGTTTTTTTAATTATATGTTTTTTTTGAAAATTGCTGTGAAACAAACAACGCATTTTATTTTTTTGTTTGTTTTTTGTCAGTTCTCTATAGTAAGTATATTTATATATTTTAGTTTAAATGTATCTACATTTTATTTTATGATTCATTTTTTTCTGTTGGGAACCTTTGTACTGTATCTATCTAGTCTGATGGGAGTATTTATATATCGGAAATTATTTAATTTATATTCTGAGAACGTACCAAATAAAATCATAAGATACGGTATTGTTTTTTGTGGATTTATAATTTTAACTACAACAAGTGCTTTTTATAAAATGCTATTCTAAATGTTGTTCACCTATTGTCACTGTTATCTTTAGCAAATATATAGGATAGAAATCAGGGGGGGTTAATTATTGGTTAAACATTTAATTCACCGTAAATTTTTAATAATAAATTCCATATTTTTTATTATTGTATATTTTATGTTGTTAGTAAGTAGTTATTATATTCGTGATAGTTCAATAGCGACAGATAATATGAATTTATCACCTAAAAAGCTAGTGTGGATAGAACTATTTTTACACAATTTAGGGCTAGCATTATTGATAGTAGGAGTTGGAATTATTTCTTTTGGCTTTCTTTCGGCTTTAATAGTAATTTTAAATTTTTATCTATTATATATTAGTTTTGATTATATTTTTAAAATAAGTGATGACTTTTTCTATGGATTTTTAATTATATCTACACATGGCATTTTAGAAATATTAGCTATGAGTTTAGCATTTTACTTATCCACTTTTTCTTTAAGAAAGTTAATAAACAATATTTATTCTTTCAAAAAAGTAAGAGTTGAATCTTTAACAAGTTTTGTAAAATTAATATTGTTAATGGTTGCTTTATTTCTTATATCAAGTTTAATTGAGACATTTATAACTCCATCAATTTTGAATCATCTATTAAGTATGTAGGGGGGATTTCATTGAAAATAGAAAATCTAAATAAAAAGTATAAAAAAAGCATTTTGGAAAATGTTACTTTTGAGTTGGAAGAGAAAAAAATATACACACTTTTAGGAAGAAATGGTGTTGGAAAAACTACATTGTTAAAAATACTTGCGGGATTGGTAAGTCCTAATAATGGCAAAATAGAAAAAAATAATAAGTCTGTATTATATATTCCGGAGCATACTTATTTTTTAGATTTTTTAAGTGGCTATGACAATCTGTGTTTAATATGTGATGTATATAATATATCAAAAAACGAACTAAATAAAATGATTGAAAGATATGGGATAAAGTCTTTTGTCTATGAGTTGGTTGTAAACTATTCACAGGGAATGAAGCATCAATTATCATTAATATCAGCATTTTTAATAAATCCGGACGTATTATTATTGGATGAGCCTTTAACGTCTTTAGATCCAATAAATATTGAGAATTTTAAAATGTACATAAAAGAATTCTCCTCGAAAAATAAAACAGTAGTAATTTCGACTCATATTATACCCATAGCATATCAATTATCAGATGAAATCTTGATATTGAAAAGTAGAATGATTACTAATATAAAGAATACAATAACTGAGGAAGAATTAAGTAATGTGATTTTCAATAAAATTTAAAGGGGGGTGTATTTAATGAAGACTAATCACTTAATTTTTGGAGATTATTTTGAAACTGTTGCTAATAAAAAAAGATGGGGCTTAAAATTATTAATGGTATTAACTATTGTGTTATTATCAAGCATATTAACAGTAAGTATGATGGATTTTACCGAATTAAATAAAAGTACAGATTTGAATGCTAGTGAAGAGAATTCCGTTGTCTTGTTCGCTAAAATTTTTATTATATTTATTAGTTTGTTTACCGTATTGTTTTCGATTGTTTTTCATTATTTCTTTTTTTTAATACTTGCACGCCTAACTCATAATAAATTAAAGCCATTGAGTATTATATCTTTGACAATCTCAATGCAGTTAGTTATTGTACTTTTAAGTCTTATAGGTATTGTTTTTCAATTTGTTTTTGATATTTCTATTGAAGATTACAATTTATTAAGTCTAAATATTTTTGATAAAGGAAATTCGTTTTTAGGTAATATAAATTTTACTCTTTTTATGCAAAGCTATTTAGTTTTTGTTATCCTTTTCAAAAATATAGAAATGAGTGCAAAAACATGTATATTTATTTCGTCAGTATATTTATTAACTAATATAATAATTAGCAGTTTATAAATGAAATAAACTTACAAGTACCACTTTAGTTTAAGAGATGATCTTTTTGACACAACTTAGATCTAAAATTTGCTTACATTCTTTATTTGTTTGTAGGCTTCATGTTTAACAATTGAAACGCAATTAAAAAAAAGTCGCTATGGAGGATGTGGTTTTCTCTATAGTGACTTCTTTAATTTGGGTCATTTAAAGTTGTTTGCGGATTTTTGAACGTCTGTTTCTGAAAAATAGACTAATAAAATAAAGAACTGTGGCAATAGCGGTAAAAATAATCGCATTGTGAAGTGCATTCGATGGTGAAAAAACAGTAGCAGGATCTACGTTGCCGATGTATGGTGCAAGTTTTTTTGTGATTTCTTCAGCAGCACGATTAATATAAAATAAGAAAGCAACAGGAATGAGAACAATCCAAATAGAGATGAACCAATTGATGACTTTCAAAATGGTGCGGTTAAAGACGAGTGTCAAAATCGCAATAATGATATTAACCAGTACTAAAATGAAGAAAAAATTGAGTCCCAAAATCACATAATTGAGGGTTTGTTCAATATTTGATGTATCGATGAATGATTGCGCTGTCAGTTGATCGGCAATCACTTTAAGTTTATCAAATGTGACATTTTCATCAAGAAAGCTCATTTTAAATAAAGTTTCGCTATACATACTATATGCAGCAATCGCAACGAGTACCATAGCGATCAGTGTTAAAATAAAGCTCACCCATGAACGTCGCTTTTTACCAAAATATGGACTACGGTGGATAGGTTGGTTTTCAAACTGTTGTTGAAACTGGGGGTGTTGTCGTGTGGTCTCTTTCATATGTAACGCCTCCTATATCATTGAACAAGCTGTGTTAAAATCTTTCGCTAATACAATTATGCATTATAGTACACCTAGAATCATATTCATAGTGCTTTTTTATAAAATATGATAGAACTGATGTAAGTTCATAATGGGAAATGAAAAAGGAGGTTGAAAGATGGAAGTATTAAAAACATTGGATGCATATGAAGCGTTTGTGGCCAATCATCAAATCGCAGTCGTTCACGTTTCGAGAGACAATTGTTCAGTCTGTCATGCCGTTTTACCACGGATTCAAGAATTAGTTGCACGCTATGAAGGTGTTGCGTTAGGCAATGTCAGTGCAGATGACGTCCCTGAAATTGCAGGTGCGCTGTCAATTTTTACTGTGCCTGTCGACATTATATTCCTTGAAGGTAAAGAAATGCATCGTGAAGGTCGATTTATTGATTTAGAACGTATCGAATCACAACTGAATACCATTTATGAAGGCGTCAAAGGCTCAAATTTATGATAATATGAAGATGATTTGTTGAAAACAGTTATTGCGCTATGAGGGATAACCTATAAAATAAATATATAAGTAAAGTTTTCAAGTGATACACTATGATTGTTGAGGAAAAGTGAGGGATACAATTGAAACGAAATGTCATGAGTAATTTAATGGGGAGATACTTGTCGCAACAACGTCATCTCAAATTTAAAACCCAAGCAGAAGTGGATGCGTTTATAGAAAAGAGACGTGTGTTAAATCAATCCAAGCATAAACAGCCGGATCAAATTAATGTGAAATCGAATTTAGTCAAAGATATGTTTGATGATATGCAGGTGTTTCGCTTTAATTTTGGTCACCATATTAAAAATAAAATCTTATATATTTATGGAGGCACTTTCGTCTTTCAACCCTCTGTTTTTCATTGGCGATTTATGGATAAGTTGGCGTATGAAACGTTACACGAAATTGTGCTGCCGATTTATCCTAAGGCGCCTGAATTTACATATCGTGAAACCCACGAGGCGATCGAGCAAGCTTATCGTCGCTTATTAAAAGAAACAGAACCTGAAAATATCGTCATTATGGGGGATGCTTCAGGCGGAAATATGGCGCTTAGTTTTGCCCAAAAATTAATGGAACAAGAAGAATTGCCACTGCCTGGAAAACTTTATCTCATTTCGCCATGGTTAGATATTTCGCTATCCAATCCGGAAATCACTGAACAAGTGCAGAAAAAAGATCCGATTCAAAATATTTTCAGTTTACAGTCGATTGCTAAAGTGTGGGCCGATGATTTGGAGCGTAAAAACCCACGTATTTCACCGATGTATGGACCTGTGAGAGGATTGCCACCTGTGTACATGTTTGGAGGCACGTGCGAAGTGTTTTATCCTGATATGCGAAAGTTAGCGGATTATTTTGAAGCGGAACAACAGCCGATTCATTTTTATGAGTATCGCGATATGGTGACAGCCTTTCCGTTGTATCCCATTGTAGAGTCGAGGAAAGTGTTGAAGCAGATTCGAAAAACGATTGATTCGTGATGGGTTTCAAATTACTGAACATGTCCTCGCGTTCCCAGGGGATCAGCCCCTGGGAAAGCGCAGCCATGAAGGCAATCAAAAACCACAAATCACAGGGAGGGCAAGTTTAACTAAAATATAGCATCAAAAATTTTCTATGTTCCAATCCCAGACAGCTACTGCGTTAAACGATAGGCACTTTTAAAGTTAAATGCTGTTATGTTGCCTTTAATGCATTCCCTCAGGAGTCTTGCACGGTTTTTGGCAATCTAAAGGCATGTTATGACTGATTTATTAAACCAATATGCATCATGAGTTTTTGATTCAGTTTTGTTTATCATGACGCTGATGTGAAAAGGAAAATAAATACGTATGAACAAAGGGTACTCTCAAATGATTGATTGGGTGTGCCTTTTTGATTTGTTTTAAAATATGCTAAAGGATGATGGCATTATTTTTATAACATTTTATTGTTTTATATCCATTGCTGCCCTTAAAGTGATTCGTATAGTTCGCTTGATTGAGTGTGAAAAATGGAGACTATTGTTTACAAAAAATGAAATGACGGTCAGTCAATCGAACATGACGATTCATTTTAAAAAAGTTCAAAATCAAACCGGCGTGCAAAAAACATAAAACTTTAGTAAAATGAAATACATAAAAAAACAAACTATAAAAATTACACAGTTATTCAGAAATTGAAATGATAAACAAGGGGCCTTTTTCGAATAACAAGAGGGGGGCATCATGGACTTACTTATCGGTACAGCATTTTTAGTTTTAGTACTCGTCATTTTCACATTATTTACATATAAAGCACCTAATGGTATGCGCGCAATGGGAGCACTTGCGAATGCAGCGATTGCGACATTTTTAGTTGAAGCCTTTAATAAATACGTCGGTGGCCGCGTGTTCCACAATGACTTTTTAGAACAAGTGGGTGCTGCAGCGGGTGACTTAGGTGGTGTTGCCGCAGCGGGTCTGACGGCTTTAGCCATTGGTGTTTCGCCCGTTTACGCCTTAGTGATTGCGGCAGCTTGTGGGGGAATGGATTTATTACCAGGATTTTTTGCGGGTTATCTCATCGGTTATTTAATGAAATATACTGAGAAATACGTGCCAGACGGTGTGGATCTTATTGTTGCTGTGTTAATCGTTGCACCATTATCAAGAGCGATTGCGGTTGCTTTAACACCTGTTGTCAACAATACACTCGTTAGAATTGGTGACATTATTCAAAGTTCGACAGATACAAGCCCGGTCATTATGGGGATTATTTTAGGTGGTATCATTACCGTTGTTGGTACAGCGCCACTGAGTTCGATGGCATTGACAGCACTGCTCGGTTTAACAGGGGTGCCAATGGCTATTGGTGCGATGGCTGCGTTTAGTTCTGCGTTTATGAACGGCACACTTTTCCACCGTTTAAAATTAGGTGACCGTAAAGCGACGATTTCAGTGAGTATTGAACCGTTATCACAAGCCGATATCGTTTCGGCCAATCCGATTCCAATTTATATTACGAACTTTTTTGGAGGTGCGACGGCAGGTCTTGTCATTGCGCTTTCCGGTTTGATTAACGATGCGACTGGGACAGCGACTCCGATTGCCGGGTTTATCGTAATGTTTGGTTTTAATTCTTGGGTGACTGTTGTCGTGTATGGTGTCATCATGGGAATTATTGGACTCATTTGGGGCTATATCGGCTCTATTGTCTTTAAGAAATATCCAATTGTCACTAAAGCAGAGATGATTAAACGTGGCGCAACAGACGCATAATTGAATCACATGACAAAACACTACAAGCTGTGACGAGGACTTGTAGTGTTTTTTGAATTTATGCGCGAGGAATGCCGATTCGATGTCCCAATTGTTTTGGCCACTGAATCGTTCCTTGTGCGTTAGTATAGTGTTGTATCGCGTGAAAAATATCGTCAGGAAATACTGCTGGACGTTCTGTATTTCGGTCCATGCCCATCATCATCGTTTCTGCAGTGGCCATGACAGTTTCTGTTTCTTGGTGAATCAGCTCTAAAAAGAAATGTGTGCGTTTGACATCAAAATCATAAATTTGGACTTTAATGTGAAAGGGTGTATCGCGCTTTAGTTCTTTAAGGTACGTAATATGCGTTTCTAAAGTGAAAACAGTGTAGTTTCGACGGTCGCGTTCTGCTGTCGTTAAACCTATGGCATCATGAAAATGATCGATGGCTAAACTGAAAAGTCTTGCATAAACAGCATCATTCATATGACCATTGCGATCAATCCAATCATTTTCAACGCGATAGGTATCAAAAAAAGGGTAAGTTAACATAAGGACACCTCTTTGTTTTATTTGTTCATCAGTATACCGCAAAAAGTTGAAGAGGTGAAACAGTGTGACATTTCCATATTTGACGTTTACAATATGTTGATTTCAAGAAAATACTTTATGTCGGCACTGAATATGATATAGTCAAATTAATCAACCAATGATGAGGGGTTTTAAAGGTAATGACGAATAAAAGAGAACAAAGAAAAAATGAACATGTACGATTAGCACTCGCGCAAAGTGATACGCTACAATCCGATTTTGATCGCATTCAATTTGTTCATCATGCAATACCTGAAATGGATGTAGAAGAGGTGACGCTGTTGCCTAACTTTAAAGCGCTCCAAATGTCACACGTCCTCTATATTAATGCGATGACAGGTGGTTCTGAATGGACGGCAAAAACGAATGAACAATTGGCTCAAGTCGCTAAAGCTACACAAATTCCAATGGCTGTAGGGAGTATGCATGCCGCGTTAAAAAATCCAGCTGTACGACATTCTTATGCAGTGGCTCGTGAACAATATCCAGAGGGTCAAATTTGGGCGAATGTCAGTGCGGACGTGGCGTTAGAAGAAGCACAAGCAGCGATTGAGATGATTCAAGCCAATGCGCTACAAATTCATGTTAACGCACCACAAGAGCTAGTCATGCCAGAAGGGAATCGACAATTCAAACATTGGTTATCGCGAATCAGTGAAATTGTTAAAGGCGTCAAGGTGCCTGTCATTGTGAAAGAAGTGGGCTTTGGGATGAGCTATGACACGATACAACAACTTATCGATGTAGGCGTCTCTTTTGTTGACATTAGTGGTCACGGTGGCACGAACTTTATCTCAATAGAAAATGAACGTCGTCAATTTAAAGATATGGATTATTTGAAAGACTGGGGGCAATCGACAGTCGTTTCATTATTAGAAGCCCGAAATTTAAGCAGTCGCGTTCATGTACTCGCAAGTGGAGGGGTACGTCACCCACTTGATGCGATTAAAGCATTACGTTTAGGTGCAGAAGCGGTGGGCATGTCACGGCCGATTTTAAAGATGCTTCATGAAGTGGGCGTGGAAGCGACGATTGAAT
Above is a genomic segment from Staphylococcus delphini containing:
- the tenA gene encoding thiaminase II, with the translated sequence MKFTERLWQRVQPIWESYLEHPFVKGMGDGTLEKEKFKHWMKQDYIYLIDYARLFAIGATKATDLEMMSTFGNLVSGTLNTEMQLHRQYAAQFGISEQELEATPPASTTLAYTSYMLNLAQRGGVENVIAAVLTCTWSYHYIGEALNQIKGAAEHPFYGEWIKMYSSSEFTAFKDDVIAMMDRVAEGMSEEALDALEEIVVHTSYYEYMFWDMAEYLETWPIQR
- a CDS encoding stage II sporulation protein M; the encoded protein is MVKHLIHRKFLIINSIFFIIVYFMLLVSSYYIRDSSIATDNMNLSPKKLVWIELFLHNLGLALLIVGVGIISFGFLSALIVILNFYLLYISFDYIFKISDDFFYGFLIISTHGILEILAMSLAFYLSTFSLRKLINNIYSFKKVRVESLTSFVKLILLMVALFLISSLIETFITPSILNHLLSM
- a CDS encoding ABC transporter ATP-binding protein, which produces MKIENLNKKYKKSILENVTFELEEKKIYTLLGRNGVGKTTLLKILAGLVSPNNGKIEKNNKSVLYIPEHTYFLDFLSGYDNLCLICDVYNISKNELNKMIERYGIKSFVYELVVNYSQGMKHQLSLISAFLINPDVLLLDEPLTSLDPINIENFKMYIKEFSSKNKTVVISTHIIPIAYQLSDEILILKSRMITNIKNTITEEELSNVIFNKI
- a CDS encoding thioredoxin family protein, giving the protein MEVLKTLDAYEAFVANHQIAVVHVSRDNCSVCHAVLPRIQELVARYEGVALGNVSADDVPEIAGALSIFTVPVDIIFLEGKEMHREGRFIDLERIESQLNTIYEGVKGSNL
- a CDS encoding alpha/beta hydrolase fold domain-containing protein, which gives rise to MKRNVMSNLMGRYLSQQRHLKFKTQAEVDAFIEKRRVLNQSKHKQPDQINVKSNLVKDMFDDMQVFRFNFGHHIKNKILYIYGGTFVFQPSVFHWRFMDKLAYETLHEIVLPIYPKAPEFTYRETHEAIEQAYRRLLKETEPENIVIMGDASGGNMALSFAQKLMEQEELPLPGKLYLISPWLDISLSNPEITEQVQKKDPIQNIFSLQSIAKVWADDLERKNPRISPMYGPVRGLPPVYMFGGTCEVFYPDMRKLADYFEAEQQPIHFYEYRDMVTAFPLYPIVESRKVLKQIRKTIDS
- a CDS encoding PTS sugar transporter subunit IIC, whose protein sequence is MFTLFTYKAPNGMRAMGALANAAIATFLVEAFNKYVGGRVFHNDFLEQVGAAAGDLGGVAAAGLTALAIGVSPVYALVIAAACGGMDLLPGFFAGYLIGYLMKYTEKYVPDGVDLIVAVLIVAPLSRAIAVALTPVVNNTLVRIGDIIQSSTDTSPVIMGIILGGIITVVGTAPLSSMALTALLGLTGVPMAIGAMAAFSSAFMNGTLFHRLKLGDRKATISVSIEPLSQADIVSANPIPIYITNFFGGATAGLVIALSGLINDATGTATPIAGFIVMFGFNSWVTVVVYGVIMGIIGLIWGYIGSIVFKKYPIVTKAEMIKRGATDA
- a CDS encoding thioesterase family protein; the protein is MLTYPFFDTYRVENDWIDRNGHMNDAVYARLFSLAIDHFHDAIGLTTAERDRRNYTVFTLETHITYLKELKRDTPFHIKVQIYDFDVKRTHFFLELIHQETETVMATAETMMMGMDRNTERPAVFPDDIFHAIQHYTNAQGTIQWPKQLGHRIGIPRA
- the fni gene encoding type 2 isopentenyl-diphosphate Delta-isomerase; translated protein: MTNKREQRKNEHVRLALAQSDTLQSDFDRIQFVHHAIPEMDVEEVTLLPNFKALQMSHVLYINAMTGGSEWTAKTNEQLAQVAKATQIPMAVGSMHAALKNPAVRHSYAVAREQYPEGQIWANVSADVALEEAQAAIEMIQANALQIHVNAPQELVMPEGNRQFKHWLSRISEIVKGVKVPVIVKEVGFGMSYDTIQQLIDVGVSFVDISGHGGTNFISIENERRQFKDMDYLKDWGQSTVVSLLEARNLSSRVHVLASGGVRHPLDAIKALRLGAEAVGMSRPILKMLHEVGVEATIEYVEDFKTQMAYIMTLLNAKNITELRQAAIVFDPYLKNWIQQRQL